TTCAAGTCGATGGACCTGGCCACCGTCACCCTCGAGGACGCGCTGAAGCTGCTCTCGCTGCCGCGCGTCGTGGGGGTCGACCCGGAATCCGGCGAGGAGATCACCGCGCAGAACGGTCGCTACGGCCCGTACCTGAAGAAGGGCAGCGACTCGCGTTCGCTCGCCAACGAGGAGCAGATCTTCACGATCACGCTCGAGGACGCACTGAAGATCTACGCGGAGCCCAAGCGCCGCGGCCGGCAGGCAGCTGCCGCCCCGCCGCTGCGGGAACTCGGCACCGATCCGGTGAGCGGCAAGCAGATGGTGATCAAGGACGGCCGGTTCGGCCCGTACGTCACCGACGGCGAGACCAACGCCAGCCTGCGCAAGGGCGACGAGGTCGAGACGATCACCGACGAACGCGCCGCCGAACTGCTCGCCGATCGTCGTGCGCGCGGGCCGGCCAAGAAGGCTGCGAAGAAGACCGCCGCGAAGAACACGACGGCGAAGAAGACCGCGGCGAAGAAGACAACCGCCAAGAAGACCGCGGCGAAGAAGACGGCCGCGAAGAAGTCCGCGGCGAAGAAGACGGCCGCGAAGAAGTCCGCCGAATAACCGGCGGTCCGACCGCGCTGCCGGTCGCACGTGCCGTCGATCCGGCCGTGCGATCGGGAGCGGTCGGACCCGCTGGTTAGGCTGAGCGCATGCCCGGGGTATTCGATCGGCTCGTCGGTCAACGTGATGTCGAGGCCGAACTCGTCGCGGCCGCCCTCGCGGCACGTCGAGGAGACACCGGCTCGGCGATGACGCACTCCTGGCTGTTCACCGGGCCTCCCGGTTCCGGCCGATCGGTCGCGGCCCTGTGCTTCGCCGCCGCGTTGCAGTGCACCGACGAGGGCACCCCCGGTTGCGGTCGCTGCCAGGCCTGCACCACCACGATGGCTGGTACCCACGGCGACGTCCGGCGGGTCGTGCCCGAGGGCCTGACCATCAGCGTCAAGTCGATGCGCGACATCGTGCAGGTCGCGTCGCGGCGCCCGAGCACCGGCCGGTGGCAGGTCGTGGTGATCGAGGACGCCGACCGCCTCACCGAGGGAGCTGCGAACGCGCTGCTGAAGGTGGTCGAGGAACCTCCGCAGCGCACCGTCTTCCTGTTGTGCGCGCCGTCCGTCGATCCCGAGGACATCTCGGTGACGCTCCGCTCGCGGTGCCGCCACATCGGGCTGGTCACCCCCAGCGCCGACGCCATCGCCCGCGTTCTCGAGCAGACCGACGGCATCGACGCCGAGACGGCCCGCTGGGCCGCGTCCGTCAGTGCCGGTCACGTCGGCCGGGCCCGCCGGTTGGCGACCGACGCCGAGGCCCGCGACAACCGGTCGCGAGCACTGGCCCTCGCCACCGCGGTGCTGCGGCCGGCGACGACCTACTCCGCTGCCGAGGATCTGGGCCGGAGTGCGGAGGCCGAGGCCAAGGCGATCAGCGCCGAACGCGACGAACGCGAGACCGAGGAACTGAAGACCGCGCTCGGCGCCGGGGGCACCGGCAAGGGTGCCGCGGGGGCACTGCGCGGTTCGGCCGGGGTGCTCAAGGAACTCGAACGCACCCAGAAGTCACGGAAGACGCGCACCGAGCGCGACATCATGGATCGCGCCCTGATCGACCTCGCCGGTCTGTACCGGGACGCACTGGTCCACTCCTTCGGGTCGGCGGTCACCCCCAATCACCCCGACATGGCCGAACGCGCCGCCGACCTGGCTTCCCGGACCCGCCCCGAGGCGCTGCTGGACTGCATCGAAGCGATCCTCGACTGCCGCGAGGCCCTGGCCCAGAACGTCAAACCCCGGTTCGCGCTCGCCGCCCTCGCGGCCCGGTTGAGCGCAGCTTTCCGCTAGTCGACGTGCGCGTTTGCATCGGAGTGGGGGTAGTCGGCTAGACTTCGGACGCCGAAAGGCTCGCTGCCTTAGCTCAGTCGGTAGAGCATTTCACTCGTAATGAAAAGGTCGTCGGTTCGATTCCGACAGGCAGCTCCACGAAGGCCCCTCACCAGCAGGTGAGGGGCCTTCGGTGTTTCTGCTGCACCGTCGACCCGGGGCGGGATGATGGAGACATGTGGATGGAACTGTTCTCGCTGATCCTCATAGTGGGCGCGCTCGTCGTCGTCCTGCCGACGGCCATCCGGGTGTTCCGGAACCGCGACGACCACTGACGGGGTCCGCAGACACCGGAAGGGGAGCTGCGCCGGATTCATGTGGCGAAATCATTCCCGTCATCGGTCCCGGCGCCGCATGCTCTTGTCATGGGTGAGTCGTTGAAGGACCGGGTTCGAGAGAAGATTCTGCGGCAGCGGGCGGAGGACGGTGGCCGGCCGATCGGGGACGCGGAAGGCGACGATCCCCGGCTCATGGACATCCGCAGCGACCTCGCGATGCTCGAACAAGCGGAAGAGGACGATCCCGTGGTCCAGCACCTCGCCGCCAAGTACTGGGTGCCCTGACCCCGGATGCCTCCCCGAGAGGCCCGAAACATGTCCTGACCTGGCGATTTGGTTTTCTGCGTCATGTTCGCGTAACTTATTCCAGGTCAGAGCGACACGGACACCGACCCGGACCGCGAGGTACGGGACAACGAGGTTGGACGAAGGCGCCTGCGAATTTCACTGGTTCGAAACCTTCTGGTAAGGTTTTGAGCCGTGCCCGAGAGCCGCGAGGCCCTCGGATGAACAGTCACCCCGGAGTGAACGGGCCGAAAGGTTCGGGATCGATGGTGTGTGCGTGTTCTTTGAGAACTCAACAGTGTGCCGATGAATGTCAGTGCCAAATTTTTTTTGGTGCAGCCACTTCTAGCGGAGTGGTTGTTTGCTGGTCGTCTCGTTCTTCCGTCTGGGGCGATCGGTATTTGAGTTTTTACGCTAGTGATTTGGCTCTACGCTTATGGCTGATTACCCCTTCGGGGGGATCGAGAGTCTTTAACGGAGAGTTTGATCCTGGCTCAGGACGAACGCTGGCGGCGTGCTTAACACATGCAAGTCGAACGATGAAGCCCAGCTTGCTGGGTGGATTAGTGGCGAACGGGTGAGTAACACGTGGGTGATCTGCCCTGCACTCTGGGATAAGCCTGGGAAACTGGGTCTAATACCGGATACGACCTTCTGCTGCATGGCAGGGGGTGGAAAGTTTTTTCGGTGCAGGATGAGCCCGCGGCCTATCAGCTTGTTGGTGGGGTAATGGCCTACCAAGGCGACGACGGGTAGCCGGCCTGAGAGGGCGACCGGCCACACTGGGACTGAGACACGGCCCAGACTCCTACGGGAGGCAGCAGTGGGGAATATTGCACAATGGGCGAAAGCCTGATGCAGCGACGCCGCGTGAGGGATGACGGCCTTCGGGTTGTAAACCTCTTTCAGCAGGGACGAAGCGCAAGTGACGGTACCTGCAGAAGAAGCACCGGCCAACTACGTGCCAGCAGCCGCGGTAATACGTAGGGTGCGAGCGTTGTCCGGAATTACTGGGCGTAAAGAGCTCGTAGGCGGTTTGTCGCGTCGTCTGTGAAAACCCGCAGCTCAACTGCGGGCTTGCAGGCGATACGGGCAGACTTGAGTACTGCAGGGGAGACTGGAATTCCTGGTGTAGCGGTGAAATGCGCAGATATCAGGAGGAACACCGGTGGCGAAGGCGGGTCTCTGGGCAGTAACTGACGCTGAGGAGCGAAAGCGTGGGTAGCGAACAGGATTAGATACCCTGGTAGTCCACGCCGTAAACGGTGGGCGCTAGGTGTGGGTTTCCTTCCACGGGATCCGTGCCGTAGCTAACGCATTAAGCGCCCCGCCTGGGGAGTACGGCCGCAAGGCTAAAACTCAAAGGAATTGACGGGGGCCCGCACAAGCGGCGGAGCATGTGGATTAATTCGATGCAACGCGAAGAACCTTACCTGGGTTTGACATATACCGGATCGCCTCAGAGATGGGGTTTCCCTTGTGGTCGGTATACAGGTGGTGCATGGCTGTCGTCAGCTCGTGTCGTGAGATGTTGGGTTAAGTCCCGCAACGAGCGCAACCCTTGTCCTGTGTTGCCAGCACGTAATGGTGGGGACTCGCAGGAGACTGCCGGGGTCAACTCGGAGGAAGGTGGGGACGACGTCAAGTCATCATGCCCCTTATGTCCAGGGCTTCACACATGCTACAATGGTCGGTACAGAGGGCTGCGATACCGTGAGGTGGAGCGAATCCCTTAAAGCCGGTCTCAGTTCGGATCGGGGTCTGCAACTCGACCCCGTGAAGTCGGAGTCGCTAGTAATCGCAGATCAGCAACGCTGCGGTGAATACGTTCCCGGGCCTTGTACACACCGCCCGTCACGTCATGAAAGTCGGTAACACCCGAAGCCGGTGGCCTAACCCCTTGTGGGAGGGAGCCGTCGAAGGTGGGATCGGCGATTGGGACGAAGTCGTAACAAGGTAGCCGTACCGGAAGGTGCGGCTGGATCACCTCCTTTCTAAGGAGCATCTCCTGTCTCGGACCAGCACGCAGGTGGTGGGGGAGCAGGCAGAGGCCGATTGTCCCCGATCGTGGGACACGGTTGCTCATGGGTGGAACGCTGGCAATCATCACCGTGTATGCATCATCCAATAGTGGTGGTGTGCGGTGGTTATATCGGTGCACTGTTGGGTCCTGAGGGAACACGCGAGTGTTTTTTCAGCGACGATGATCCGCGAAACGAGGAGCTTCGGTTTCTTGCGGTAGGGGTTGTTGTGTGTTGTTTGAGAACTGCACAGTGGACGCGAGCATCTTTGTTGTAAGTGTTTATGAGCGTACGGTGGATGCCTTGGCACCAGGAGCCGATGAAGGACGTGGGAGGCTGCGATATGCCTCGGGGAGCTGTCAACCGAGCTGTGATCCGAGGATTTCCGAATGGGGAAACCCAGCACGAGTGATGTCGTGTTACCCGCACCTGAATATATAGGGTGTGTGGAGGGAACGTGGGGAAGTGAAACATCTCAGTACCCACAGGAAGAGAAAACAACAGTGATTCCGTGAGTAGTGGCGAGCGAAAGCGGATGAGGCTAAACCGGGCACATGTGATACCTGGCAGGGGTTGTGTGTTCGGGGTTGTGGGGTTCGATATGTCGACGCTGCCGAGTCGGTCGACAGTCAGAAATCGTTGTGTTAGTCGAAGTGGTCTGGAACGGCCTGTCGTAGAGGGTGAGAGCCCCGTAGACGAAAACATGGCGACTGTCGAATCGGATACCCGAGTAGCACCGGGCCCGTGAAATCCGGTGTGAATCTGTCGGGACCACCCGATAAGCCTGAATACTCCCTGGTGACCGATAGCGGACTAGTACCGTGAGGGAAAGGTGAAAAGTACCCCGGGAGGGGAGTGAAATAGTACCTGAAACCGTGCGCTTACAATCCGTCAGAGCTGGTGCATGATTTGGTTCATGGCTGGTGATGGCGTGCCTTTTGAAGAATGAGCCTGCGAGTTAGTGGCATGTCGCGAGGTTAACCCGTGTGGGGTAGTCGTAGCGAAAGCGAGTCCGAACAGGGCGGTTGAGTGGCATGTTCTAGACCCGAAGCGGAGTGATCTACCCATGGCCAGGGTGAAGCGATGGTAAGACGTCGTGGAGGCCCGAACCCACTTAGGTTGAAAACTGAGGGGATGAGTTGTGGGTAGGGGTGAAAGGCCAATCAAACTCCGTGATAGCTGGTTCTCCCCGAAATGCATTTAGGTGCAGCGTCACGTGTTTCTCACCGGAGGTAGAGCTACTGGATGGTCTAGGGGGCCCACAAGCTTACCGAAATCAGCCAAACTCCGAATGCCGGTGAGTGAGAGCGTGGCAGTGAGACTGCGGGGGATAAGCTTCGTAGTCGAGAGGGAAACAGCCCAGATCGCCGGCTAAGGCCCCTAAGCGTGTACTAAGTGGAAAAGGATGTGGGATCGCTGAGACAACCAGGAGGTTGGCTTAGAAGCAGCCACCCTTGAAAGAGTGCGTAATAGCTCACTGGTCAAGTGGTTCTGCGCCGACAATGTAGCGGGGCTCAAGTACACCGCCGAAGCCGCGGCATTCACACAACACCTCGGAGGGATTACGGTTTCTCCGGCAGTGGTGTGGATGGGTAGGGGAGCGTCGTGCAGCCGTGGAAGCAGCGGGGTGACCCAGTTGTGGAGGCTGCGCGAGTGAGAATGCAGGCATGAGTAGCGAAAGACGAGTGAGAAACTCGTCCGCCGGATGACCAAGGGTTCCTGGGCCAGGTTAATCCGCCCAGGGTGAGTCGGGACCTAAGGCGAGGCCGACAGGCGTAGTCGATGGACAACGGGTTGATATTCCCGTACCCGTGTATCCGCGCCCAATGGCGAGGCAGTTGTGCTAACCGTCCAAAAGTTCTCTTTGTCCCTTCGGGGGCTCTGGGGATGGCTGCACGGGACCCTGGCTGTAGTAGTCAAGCGATGGGGTGACGCAGGAAGGTAGCTGGGCCAGGTGGTGGAATACCTGGTGTAAGCCGGTAGGGCGAATGGTAGGCAAATCCGCCATTCATGGAGCCTGAGAGGTGATGCGTACCCGTTGAGGGGAATTCAGTGATCCTATGCTGCCGAGAAAAGCCTCTAGTGAGTTGGTACACGGCCCGTACCCCAAACCGACACAGGTGGTCAGGTAGAGAATACCGAGGCGATCGAGAGAACTGTGGTTAAGGAACTCGGCAAAATGCCCCCGTAACTTCGGGAGAAGGGGGACCAGCCCTGGTGATGAGTCTTGCACTCTGAGCTGGGGGTGGTCGCAGAGACCAGAGAGAAGCGACTGTTTACTAAAAACACAGGTCCGTGCGAAGTCGTAAGACGATGTATACGGACTGACGCCTGCCCGGTGCTGGAAGGTTAAGAGGACCGGTTAGCGGGGTTTACTCCGCGAAGCTGAGAATTTAAGCCCCAGTAAACGGCGGTGGTAACTATAACCATCCTAAGGTAGCGAAATTCCTTGTCGGGTAAGTTCCGACCTGCACGAATGGCGTAACGACTTCTCTGCTGTCTCGACCACAGACTCGGCGAAATTGCATTACGAGTAAAGATGCTCGTTACGCGCGGCAGGACGAAAAGACCCCGGGACCTTCACTATAGCTTGGTATTGGTGTTCGGTTCGGTTTGTGTAGGATAGGTGGGAGACTGTGAAGCGGTGACGCCAGTTGTCGTGGAGTCGTTGTTGAAATACCACTCTGATCGTATTGGACATCTAACCTCGGACCATGATCTGGTTCAGGGACAGTGCCTGGTGGGTAGTTTAACTGGGGCGGTTGCCTCCCAAAATGTAACGGAGGCGCCCAAAGGTTCCCTCAGCCTGGTTGGCAATCAGGTGTCGAGTGCAAGTGCACAAGGGAGCTTGACTGTGAGACTGACAGGTCGAGCAGGGACGAAAGTCGGGACTAGTGATCCGGCACCGGCATGTGGAAGCGGTGTCGCTCAACGGATAAAAGGTACCCCGGGGATAACAGGCTGATCTTCCCCAAGAGTCCATATCGACGGGATGGTTTGGCACCTCGATGTCGGCTCGTCGCATCCTGGGGCTGGAGTAGGTCCCAAGGGTTGGGCTGTTCGCCCATTAAAGCGGCACGCGAGCTGGGTTTAGAACGTCGTGAGACAGTTCGGTCTCTATCCGCCGCGCGCGTTAGAAACTTGAGGAAGGCTGTCCCTAGTACGAGAGGACCGGGACGGACGAACCTCTGGTGTGCCAGTTGTCCCGCCAGGGGCATGGCTGGTTGGCTACGTTCGGAAGGGATAACCGCTGAAAGCATCTAAGCGGGAAGCCTGTTCCAAGATGAGGTTTCTCACCCCCTCGAGGGGGTAAGGCCCCCGGCAGACCACCGGGTTGATAGGCCGGAACTGGAAGCGCAGTAATGTGTGGAGGTGACCGGTACTAATAGGCCGAGGACTTACCATGAAGGTGTTACGCGTCCACTGTGCGGTATCTGAAACAGCACACACATCAGATGTCGGGCCCGGCGGTGTTCGGGTGGTCGATTCTGGTGCGTGAAGTTTCATAGAGTTACGGCGGCCATAGCGACAGGGAAACGCCCGGTCCCATTCCGAACCCGGAAGCTAAGCCTGTCTGCGCCGATGGTACTGCACTCGACAGGGTGTGGGAGAGTAGGACACCGCCGAACACCCGTTACCGGAGACCCCCGACATCAGTCGGGGGTCTCCGTGTTTTCCGGGACCTTTTCGCCGCGGGAGTTCCGACGGCCCTAGGCTTTTCCGATATGGAGCGGACCTGGCCGGCCTCGGGTGCCCACGGTGATTTCGAGCTCACCATGGACGAGCTGCGTCTCGCGAAGGCCACCCAGGTCGGGCACATCCTGCGCGCCGCCGCGAGCGCCGCACGCATCGCCGAGCTCCGGGCCGGTGGTGATGAGACAGTGGGCGACGACGTGATCGAGCAGGTCCGGCGCCGCGCGAGTCCCGTGGTGGTCGATGTCCTCTCCCGGTACCCGCTCGCACCGTCCTCGAGGAGCCGGGTC
This region of Rhodococcus sp. Z13 genomic DNA includes:
- a CDS encoding DNA polymerase III subunit delta'; translated protein: MPGVFDRLVGQRDVEAELVAAALAARRGDTGSAMTHSWLFTGPPGSGRSVAALCFAAALQCTDEGTPGCGRCQACTTTMAGTHGDVRRVVPEGLTISVKSMRDIVQVASRRPSTGRWQVVVIEDADRLTEGAANALLKVVEEPPQRTVFLLCAPSVDPEDISVTLRSRCRHIGLVTPSADAIARVLEQTDGIDAETARWAASVSAGHVGRARRLATDAEARDNRSRALALATAVLRPATTYSAAEDLGRSAEAEAKAISAERDERETEELKTALGAGGTGKGAAGALRGSAGVLKELERTQKSRKTRTERDIMDRALIDLAGLYRDALVHSFGSAVTPNHPDMAERAADLASRTRPEALLDCIEAILDCREALAQNVKPRFALAALAARLSAAFR